A part of Salvelinus alpinus chromosome 5, SLU_Salpinus.1, whole genome shotgun sequence genomic DNA contains:
- the LOC139575920 gene encoding voltage-gated potassium channel KCNC1-like isoform X3 gives MGQGDENDRIVINVGGIRHQTYRSTLRTLPGTRLAWLAEPDAHCHFDYDPKIEEFFFDRHPGVFAHILNYYRTGKLHCPADVCGPLYEEELAFWGIDETDVEPCCWMTYRQHREAEEALDSFGGGPPENSEEDGDEETLGMINRLALDGPDAKSGGHWRRWQRLLWALFEDPYSSKYARWIAFASLFFILVSITTFCLETHEAFNPIINRTEIDPLDNSTRVYQETETVVFLTYIEGVCVLWFTFEFIMRVTFCPSKLEFFRNTLNIIDFIAIMPFYLEVGLSGLSSKAAKDVLGFLRVVRFVRILRIFKLTRHFVGLRVLGHTLRASTNEFLLLIIFLALGVLIFATMIYYAERIGAKPNDPRASEHTHFKNIPIGFWWAVVTMTTLGYGDMYPQTWSGMLVGALCALAGVLTIAMPVPVIVNNFGMYYSLAMAKQKLPKKKNRHIPRAPLLGSPNYCKSEVTSPHHSTQDDTWPLAPQEPPEEILEINRTAPQAVSQDPKVNGETSKESAKDPAKRAAKELAKESAKESAKESAKEAEKAALANEDCPHIDQIMSPDDGQILSPIDRSEQQPCFLLAMGGRPGHTAARVRKDPCKEETVLVKYMQAEVLRVT, from the exons ATGGGACAAGGCGACGAGAACGATCGTATTGTGATTAACGTGGGAGGTATCAGACACCAGACCTACCGTAGCACCCTTCGCACATTACCGGGCACCCGGTTAGCTTGGCTCGCCGAGCCGGATGCCCACTGTCACTTTGACTACGATCCCAAGATTGAAGAATTTTTCTTTGACCGGCACCCGGGTGTGTTTGCCCACATCCTCAATTACTATAGGACGGGGAAGTTGCACTGCCCTGCAGATGTTTGCGGCCCTTTGTACGAGGAGGAGTTGGCGTTCTGGGGTATCGATGAGACCGACGTGGAACCATGTTGTTGGATGACTTATCGGCAACATCGAGAGGCCGAGGAGGCATTGGATAGCTTTGGGGGTGGCCCTCCCGAGAATTCAGAGGAGGATGGGGATGAGGAAACGCTGGGAATGATCAATAGGTTGGCTCTTGATGGACCAGATGCCAAATCCGGGGGGCATTGGCGACGTTGGCAGCGGTTGCTTTGGGCACTTTTCGAGGATCCCTATTCTTCTAAATATGCAAGG TGGATAGCCTTCGCCTCCCTGTTCTTCATCCTGGTTTCCATCACCACCTTCTGCCTGGAGACACACGAGGCCTTCAACCCCATCATCAACCGGACGGAAATTGACCCGCTGGACAACAGCACACGGGTCTACCAGGAGACTGAGACCGTGGTCTTCCTCACCTATATTGAGGGGGTCTGTGTGCTGTGGTTTACATTTGAGTTCATAATGCGAGTGACTTTCTGTCCGAGCAAGCTGGAGTTTTTCCGTAACACCCTCAACATCATCGACTTTATTGCCATCATGCCCTTCTACCTGGAGGTGGGGCTGAGTGGGCTCTCTTCCAAGGCGGCTAAGGATGTACTGGGTTTCCTACGCGTGGTACGCTTTGTCCGGATCCTCCGGATCTTTAAGCTGACTCGGCACTTTGTGGGACTGCGTGTCCTGGGACATACACTCCGAGCCAGCACCAATGAGTTCCTGCTCCTCATCATCTTCCTCGCCCTGGGTGTGCTCATTTTCGCCACTATGATCTACTATGCTGAAAGGATTGGTGCCAAGCCCAATGACCCCCGAGCCAGCGAGCACACGCACTTCAAGAACATTCCTATTGGATTCTGGTGGGCGGTGGTGACAATGACAACCCTGGGCTATGGAGACATGTACCCTCAGACATGGTCTGGCATGCTGGTGGGAGCGCTGTGTGCTCTGGCTGGTGTGCTGACTATCGCCATGCCAGTGCCTGTTATTGTCAATAACTTTGGGATGTATTACTCCCTGGCGATGGCCAAGCAGAAGTTACCAAAGAAAAAGAACAGGCATATCCCCCGCGCCCCACTTCTGGGCTCCCCCAATTACTGTAAGTCGGAGGTAACCTCACCTCACCACAGCACGCAGGACGACACATGGCCCCTGGCCCCACAAGAACCACCAGAAGAGATCTTAGAAATAAACAGAACAG CTCCACAAGCTGTTTCTCAAGATCCCAAAGTGAACGGGGAAACATCCAAGGAGTCAGCCAAGGATCCAGCCAAGAGAGCAGCCAAGGAGTTAGCCAAGGAGTCAGCTAAGGAGTCAGCCAAGGAGTCAGCCAAGGAGGCAGAAAAAGCAGCGCTGGCCAATGAAGACTGTCCCCACATAGACCAGATCATGTCACCTGATGACGGCCAGATCTTAAGTCCTATTGACCGGTCCGAGCAGCAGCCCTGCTTCCTCCTGGCCATGGGCGGGCGGCCAGGCCACACGGCGGCCAGAGTCAGGAAGG
- the LOC139575920 gene encoding voltage-gated potassium channel KCNC1-like isoform X2: protein MGQGDENDRIVINVGGIRHQTYRSTLRTLPGTRLAWLAEPDAHCHFDYDPKIEEFFFDRHPGVFAHILNYYRTGKLHCPADVCGPLYEEELAFWGIDETDVEPCCWMTYRQHREAEEALDSFGGGPPENSEEDGDEETLGMINRLALDGPDAKSGGHWRRWQRLLWALFEDPYSSKYARWIAFASLFFILVSITTFCLETHEAFNPIINRTEIDPLDNSTRVYQETETVVFLTYIEGVCVLWFTFEFIMRVTFCPSKLEFFRNTLNIIDFIAIMPFYLEVGLSGLSSKAAKDVLGFLRVVRFVRILRIFKLTRHFVGLRVLGHTLRASTNEFLLLIIFLALGVLIFATMIYYAERIGAKPNDPRASEHTHFKNIPIGFWWAVVTMTTLGYGDMYPQTWSGMLVGALCALAGVLTIAMPVPVIVNNFGMYYSLAMAKQKLPKKKNRHIPRAPLLGSPNYCKSEVTSPHHSTQDDTWPLAPQEPPEEILEINRTAPQAVSQDPKVNGETSKESAKDPAKRAAKELAKESAKESAKESAKEAEKAALANEDCPHIDQIMSPDDGQILSPIDRSEQQPCFLLAMGGRPGHTAARVRKASRPGRARRSQNTDQSVCVMNHGVPTTLCVGHNVPSPD, encoded by the exons ATGGGACAAGGCGACGAGAACGATCGTATTGTGATTAACGTGGGAGGTATCAGACACCAGACCTACCGTAGCACCCTTCGCACATTACCGGGCACCCGGTTAGCTTGGCTCGCCGAGCCGGATGCCCACTGTCACTTTGACTACGATCCCAAGATTGAAGAATTTTTCTTTGACCGGCACCCGGGTGTGTTTGCCCACATCCTCAATTACTATAGGACGGGGAAGTTGCACTGCCCTGCAGATGTTTGCGGCCCTTTGTACGAGGAGGAGTTGGCGTTCTGGGGTATCGATGAGACCGACGTGGAACCATGTTGTTGGATGACTTATCGGCAACATCGAGAGGCCGAGGAGGCATTGGATAGCTTTGGGGGTGGCCCTCCCGAGAATTCAGAGGAGGATGGGGATGAGGAAACGCTGGGAATGATCAATAGGTTGGCTCTTGATGGACCAGATGCCAAATCCGGGGGGCATTGGCGACGTTGGCAGCGGTTGCTTTGGGCACTTTTCGAGGATCCCTATTCTTCTAAATATGCAAGG TGGATAGCCTTCGCCTCCCTGTTCTTCATCCTGGTTTCCATCACCACCTTCTGCCTGGAGACACACGAGGCCTTCAACCCCATCATCAACCGGACGGAAATTGACCCGCTGGACAACAGCACACGGGTCTACCAGGAGACTGAGACCGTGGTCTTCCTCACCTATATTGAGGGGGTCTGTGTGCTGTGGTTTACATTTGAGTTCATAATGCGAGTGACTTTCTGTCCGAGCAAGCTGGAGTTTTTCCGTAACACCCTCAACATCATCGACTTTATTGCCATCATGCCCTTCTACCTGGAGGTGGGGCTGAGTGGGCTCTCTTCCAAGGCGGCTAAGGATGTACTGGGTTTCCTACGCGTGGTACGCTTTGTCCGGATCCTCCGGATCTTTAAGCTGACTCGGCACTTTGTGGGACTGCGTGTCCTGGGACATACACTCCGAGCCAGCACCAATGAGTTCCTGCTCCTCATCATCTTCCTCGCCCTGGGTGTGCTCATTTTCGCCACTATGATCTACTATGCTGAAAGGATTGGTGCCAAGCCCAATGACCCCCGAGCCAGCGAGCACACGCACTTCAAGAACATTCCTATTGGATTCTGGTGGGCGGTGGTGACAATGACAACCCTGGGCTATGGAGACATGTACCCTCAGACATGGTCTGGCATGCTGGTGGGAGCGCTGTGTGCTCTGGCTGGTGTGCTGACTATCGCCATGCCAGTGCCTGTTATTGTCAATAACTTTGGGATGTATTACTCCCTGGCGATGGCCAAGCAGAAGTTACCAAAGAAAAAGAACAGGCATATCCCCCGCGCCCCACTTCTGGGCTCCCCCAATTACTGTAAGTCGGAGGTAACCTCACCTCACCACAGCACGCAGGACGACACATGGCCCCTGGCCCCACAAGAACCACCAGAAGAGATCTTAGAAATAAACAGAACAG CTCCACAAGCTGTTTCTCAAGATCCCAAAGTGAACGGGGAAACATCCAAGGAGTCAGCCAAGGATCCAGCCAAGAGAGCAGCCAAGGAGTTAGCCAAGGAGTCAGCTAAGGAGTCAGCCAAGGAGTCAGCCAAGGAGGCAGAAAAAGCAGCGCTGGCCAATGAAGACTGTCCCCACATAGACCAGATCATGTCACCTGATGACGGCCAGATCTTAAGTCCTATTGACCGGTCCGAGCAGCAGCCCTGCTTCCTCCTGGCCATGGGCGGGCGGCCAGGCCACACGGCGGCCAGAGTCAGGAAGG
- the LOC139575920 gene encoding voltage-gated potassium channel KCNC1-like isoform X1: protein MGQGDENDRIVINVGGIRHQTYRSTLRTLPGTRLAWLAEPDAHCHFDYDPKIEEFFFDRHPGVFAHILNYYRTGKLHCPADVCGPLYEEELAFWGIDETDVEPCCWMTYRQHREAEEALDSFGGGPPENSEEDGDEETLGMINRLALDGPDAKSGGHWRRWQRLLWALFEDPYSSKYARWIAFASLFFILVSITTFCLETHEAFNPIINRTEIDPLDNSTRVYQETETVVFLTYIEGVCVLWFTFEFIMRVTFCPSKLEFFRNTLNIIDFIAIMPFYLEVGLSGLSSKAAKDVLGFLRVVRFVRILRIFKLTRHFVGLRVLGHTLRASTNEFLLLIIFLALGVLIFATMIYYAERIGAKPNDPRASEHTHFKNIPIGFWWAVVTMTTLGYGDMYPQTWSGMLVGALCALAGVLTIAMPVPVIVNNFGMYYSLAMAKQKLPKKKNRHIPRAPLLGSPNYCKSEVTSPHHSTQDDTWPLAPQEPPEEILEINRTAPQAVSQDPKVNGETSKESAKDPAKRAAKELAKESAKESAKESAKEAEKAALANEDCPHIDQIMSPDDGQILSPIDRSEQQPCFLLAMGGRPGHTAARVRKAGPSQGRSLVEPAPPCPSLGPQGPQGYPLLQLAGWVCGQEDGHATLTT, encoded by the exons ATGGGACAAGGCGACGAGAACGATCGTATTGTGATTAACGTGGGAGGTATCAGACACCAGACCTACCGTAGCACCCTTCGCACATTACCGGGCACCCGGTTAGCTTGGCTCGCCGAGCCGGATGCCCACTGTCACTTTGACTACGATCCCAAGATTGAAGAATTTTTCTTTGACCGGCACCCGGGTGTGTTTGCCCACATCCTCAATTACTATAGGACGGGGAAGTTGCACTGCCCTGCAGATGTTTGCGGCCCTTTGTACGAGGAGGAGTTGGCGTTCTGGGGTATCGATGAGACCGACGTGGAACCATGTTGTTGGATGACTTATCGGCAACATCGAGAGGCCGAGGAGGCATTGGATAGCTTTGGGGGTGGCCCTCCCGAGAATTCAGAGGAGGATGGGGATGAGGAAACGCTGGGAATGATCAATAGGTTGGCTCTTGATGGACCAGATGCCAAATCCGGGGGGCATTGGCGACGTTGGCAGCGGTTGCTTTGGGCACTTTTCGAGGATCCCTATTCTTCTAAATATGCAAGG TGGATAGCCTTCGCCTCCCTGTTCTTCATCCTGGTTTCCATCACCACCTTCTGCCTGGAGACACACGAGGCCTTCAACCCCATCATCAACCGGACGGAAATTGACCCGCTGGACAACAGCACACGGGTCTACCAGGAGACTGAGACCGTGGTCTTCCTCACCTATATTGAGGGGGTCTGTGTGCTGTGGTTTACATTTGAGTTCATAATGCGAGTGACTTTCTGTCCGAGCAAGCTGGAGTTTTTCCGTAACACCCTCAACATCATCGACTTTATTGCCATCATGCCCTTCTACCTGGAGGTGGGGCTGAGTGGGCTCTCTTCCAAGGCGGCTAAGGATGTACTGGGTTTCCTACGCGTGGTACGCTTTGTCCGGATCCTCCGGATCTTTAAGCTGACTCGGCACTTTGTGGGACTGCGTGTCCTGGGACATACACTCCGAGCCAGCACCAATGAGTTCCTGCTCCTCATCATCTTCCTCGCCCTGGGTGTGCTCATTTTCGCCACTATGATCTACTATGCTGAAAGGATTGGTGCCAAGCCCAATGACCCCCGAGCCAGCGAGCACACGCACTTCAAGAACATTCCTATTGGATTCTGGTGGGCGGTGGTGACAATGACAACCCTGGGCTATGGAGACATGTACCCTCAGACATGGTCTGGCATGCTGGTGGGAGCGCTGTGTGCTCTGGCTGGTGTGCTGACTATCGCCATGCCAGTGCCTGTTATTGTCAATAACTTTGGGATGTATTACTCCCTGGCGATGGCCAAGCAGAAGTTACCAAAGAAAAAGAACAGGCATATCCCCCGCGCCCCACTTCTGGGCTCCCCCAATTACTGTAAGTCGGAGGTAACCTCACCTCACCACAGCACGCAGGACGACACATGGCCCCTGGCCCCACAAGAACCACCAGAAGAGATCTTAGAAATAAACAGAACAG CTCCACAAGCTGTTTCTCAAGATCCCAAAGTGAACGGGGAAACATCCAAGGAGTCAGCCAAGGATCCAGCCAAGAGAGCAGCCAAGGAGTTAGCCAAGGAGTCAGCTAAGGAGTCAGCCAAGGAGTCAGCCAAGGAGGCAGAAAAAGCAGCGCTGGCCAATGAAGACTGTCCCCACATAGACCAGATCATGTCACCTGATGACGGCCAGATCTTAAGTCCTATTGACCGGTCCGAGCAGCAGCCCTGCTTCCTCCTGGCCATGGGCGGGCGGCCAGGCCACACGGCGGCCAGAGTCAGGAAGG CCGGCCCTTCCCAGGGGAGGTCACTGGTGGAGCCGGCGCCCCCATGCCCATCGCTCGGCCCCCAGGGCCCCCAGGGCTACCCTCTGCTGCAGCTAGCTGGGTGGGTATGTGGCCAAGAGGACGGCCATGCCACACTCACAACCTGA